A genomic segment from Actinomadura hallensis encodes:
- the treY gene encoding malto-oligosyltrehalose synthase, which produces MSEDHLSEEKATGANPSERRGPGRSAPPPSGAYRIQLRGTPDEHFGFADAAALAPYLSALGVSHVYLSPVLQAAPGSTHGYDVVDHSRLSDELGGAEAFGAMAARFRAHGLRLLVDVVPNHMAIPEEKGLNVPLAAVLAEGPGSPFAKWFDVDWEAGGGRIVLPGEGVPNYRRFFDISGLIALRQEDPEVFERTHALLLNLVEEGHVHGLRIDHPDGLADPRGYLRRLSEAAPGAWIVVEKITEGEERLPQDWPCAGTTGYDSLGMVCGLFMDPAGEKPLTDHYVAFTGGPRDFAEVKHEARRHAATHSQKPEIDRLLRVLQRVVGERRPGLERALVELLIAMPVYRAYVVPGEDAPQQAVDVLNEAAHHARAQLPEELHGDLETVVDLALGRGERTDAEFIVRFQQTSAPLAAKGVEDTAFYRWNRMAALNEVGGDPARFSVSPEDFHAYCVRLARDWPSTLTTLSTHDTKREEDVRAWLAVLSEMPNEWAEAVDRWRRLAPGESPMEPDLEYLFWQTLVGAWPLTIGRLEEFLVKAMREAKTRTSWVDGDPAYEEAVLTHARAVLADPDLVMDLTEFVSETGAFARVNILGQKLLQLAMPGVPDVYQGCEMTGLALVDPDNRRPVDYGRRRERLQRLDTGRSPKELDDEKLLVTSRTLRLRRAHPEWFGPGSRHEPVAALGPAAEHVVGFARGEAVALATRLPAGLRRRGGWDGTRVDVVQQGWRDVLTGCTHMGPFLDAERLFEHLPVALLVPREIDR; this is translated from the coding sequence GTGTCCGAGGACCACCTGTCCGAAGAGAAGGCGACCGGAGCGAACCCGTCCGAGCGGCGCGGCCCCGGCCGCTCCGCGCCGCCCCCGTCCGGCGCCTACCGCATCCAGCTGCGCGGCACCCCGGACGAGCACTTCGGCTTCGCCGACGCCGCCGCGCTCGCCCCCTACCTGAGCGCGCTCGGCGTGTCCCACGTCTACCTGTCGCCCGTCCTGCAGGCCGCGCCCGGCTCCACGCACGGCTACGACGTGGTCGACCACTCCCGGCTGTCGGACGAGCTGGGCGGCGCCGAGGCGTTCGGCGCCATGGCCGCCCGGTTCCGCGCGCACGGGCTCCGGCTGCTGGTCGACGTCGTCCCGAACCACATGGCGATCCCGGAGGAGAAGGGGCTGAACGTCCCGCTCGCCGCCGTCCTCGCGGAGGGGCCGGGCTCCCCGTTCGCGAAGTGGTTCGACGTCGACTGGGAGGCCGGCGGCGGCCGGATCGTCCTGCCGGGCGAGGGCGTCCCCAACTACCGCCGGTTCTTCGACATCTCCGGCCTGATCGCGCTGCGGCAGGAGGACCCCGAGGTCTTCGAGCGCACGCACGCGCTGCTGCTGAACCTGGTCGAGGAGGGCCACGTCCACGGCCTGCGGATCGACCACCCCGACGGGCTCGCCGACCCGCGCGGCTACCTGCGGCGGCTGTCGGAGGCGGCCCCGGGCGCCTGGATCGTGGTCGAGAAGATCACCGAGGGGGAGGAGCGGCTCCCGCAGGACTGGCCGTGCGCGGGCACCACCGGCTACGACTCGCTCGGCATGGTCTGCGGCCTGTTCATGGACCCGGCCGGGGAGAAGCCGCTCACCGACCACTACGTCGCGTTCACGGGCGGCCCGCGCGACTTCGCGGAGGTGAAGCACGAGGCCCGCCGCCACGCCGCGACCCATAGCCAGAAGCCCGAGATAGACCGGCTCCTGCGCGTCCTCCAGCGGGTCGTGGGCGAGCGACGCCCCGGCTTGGAGCGGGCACTGGTCGAACTGCTCATCGCCATGCCCGTGTACCGCGCCTACGTCGTCCCAGGGGAGGACGCACCGCAGCAGGCCGTGGACGTCCTGAACGAGGCCGCGCACCACGCGCGTGCGCAGTTGCCAGAGGAACTGCACGGCGACCTGGAGACGGTCGTGGACCTGGCCCTCGGACGCGGGGAGCGCACCGACGCCGAGTTCATCGTGAGGTTCCAGCAGACGTCGGCTCCGCTCGCGGCCAAGGGCGTGGAGGACACGGCGTTCTACCGCTGGAACCGGATGGCCGCGCTGAACGAGGTGGGCGGAGACCCGGCGCGCTTCTCCGTGAGCCCGGAGGACTTCCACGCGTACTGCGTCAGGCTCGCCCGGGACTGGCCGTCCACGCTGACGACGCTCTCCACGCACGACACCAAGCGGGAGGAGGACGTCCGCGCCTGGCTGGCCGTGCTGTCGGAGATGCCGAACGAGTGGGCGGAGGCCGTCGACCGCTGGCGGAGGCTGGCCCCTGGCGAGTCGCCGATGGAACCCGACCTCGAATACCTCTTCTGGCAGACGCTCGTCGGCGCGTGGCCGCTCACCATCGGCCGCCTGGAGGAGTTCCTCGTCAAGGCGATGCGCGAGGCCAAGACACGGACGTCCTGGGTCGACGGCGACCCCGCCTACGAGGAGGCCGTCCTCACCCACGCCCGCGCCGTCCTGGCGGACCCGGACCTGGTCATGGACCTGACCGAGTTCGTGTCGGAGACCGGCGCCTTCGCCCGGGTGAACATCCTCGGGCAGAAGCTCCTCCAACTGGCCATGCCGGGCGTCCCGGACGTCTATCAGGGCTGCGAGATGACCGGGCTGGCGCTGGTCGACCCCGACAACCGGCGCCCCGTCGACTACGGGCGGCGCCGCGAGCGCCTCCAGCGGCTCGACACCGGCCGGTCGCCGAAGGAGCTGGACGACGAGAAGCTGCTGGTCACCTCGCGGACGCTGCGGCTGCGCCGGGCCCATCCCGAATGGTTCGGGCCGGGCTCGCGGCACGAGCCGGTCGCCGCCCTCGGGCCCGCCGCCGAGCACGTCGTCGGGTTCGCCCGCGGCGAGGCGGTCGCGCTCGCCACCCGGCTGCCGGCCGGGCTGCGACGCCGCGGCGGCTGGGACGGGACCAGGGTCGACGTCGTCCAGCAGGGGTGGAGGGACGTGCTGACCGGGTGCACGCACATGGGTCCCTTCCTGGACGCCGAGCGCCTTTTCGAGCACCTGCCCGTGGCGCTGCTCGTCCCCAGGGAGATCGACAGGTGA
- the glgX gene encoding glycogen debranching protein GlgX, whose translation MPQIWPGNAYPLGARFDGAGTNFAIFSEAAERVELCLFDGPAGDDAGETRIPLPEVDAFVWHAYLPGVMPGRRYGFRVHGPYDPPRGLRCNPAKLLLDPYALAVEGAVDWDESCFGYDFGDPWSRNDADSAGHTMRSVVVNPYFDWGDDRPPRTPYHETVIYEAHVKGLTARHPEIPPEMRGTYAGLAHPVIIDHLLSIGVTAVELMPVHQFVHDDALTSRGLRNYWGYNTIGFFAPHNEYASSGRRGEQVLEFKAMVKALHQAGIEVILDVVYNHTAEGNHLGPTLSFRGIDNASYYRLAEDDARYYTDTTGTGNSLLMRSPHVLQLIMDSLRYWVTEMHVDGFRFDLAATLARQLHAVDRLSAFFDLVQQDPVVSQVKLIAEPWDIGEGGYQVGNFPPLWTEWNGQYRDTVRDFWRGEPGALPDFASRLTGSSDLYADDGRRPIASINFVTCHDGFTLNDLVSYDGKHNEANGEDGRDGSDDNRSWNCGREGPTDDLDVIALRERQKRNFLTTLFLSQGVPMLLHGDEIGRTQDGNNNAYCQDNEISWVDWTGLRDGRFFDERGPLLDFVRRLSALRTGHPVFRRRRFFLGDRRSRRARRAARARTEEAGPEELPDLVWFTPDGTDMGDRDWSAGFSKALNVFLNGDAIGEPDPRGRQVRDDSFLVLVNAHDGELTFTLPPAAYGQMWIKMLDTADPLLAEEESPVVKARQNVQVADRSIQVLRRV comes from the coding sequence ATGCCGCAGATCTGGCCGGGGAACGCCTACCCGCTCGGGGCCCGGTTCGACGGCGCGGGGACGAACTTCGCGATCTTCTCCGAGGCGGCCGAGCGGGTGGAGCTGTGCCTGTTCGACGGCCCGGCGGGCGACGACGCCGGGGAGACCCGCATCCCGCTCCCGGAGGTGGACGCCTTCGTGTGGCACGCGTACCTGCCGGGCGTCATGCCGGGGCGCAGGTACGGGTTCCGGGTGCACGGGCCCTACGACCCGCCGCGGGGCCTGCGCTGCAACCCGGCGAAGCTGCTCCTCGACCCCTACGCGCTCGCCGTCGAGGGCGCGGTCGACTGGGACGAGTCCTGCTTCGGCTACGACTTCGGGGACCCGTGGTCGCGCAACGACGCCGACTCGGCCGGGCACACGATGCGCTCGGTCGTCGTCAACCCGTACTTCGACTGGGGCGACGACCGCCCGCCGCGGACGCCCTACCACGAGACGGTCATCTACGAGGCGCACGTCAAGGGCCTCACCGCACGGCATCCGGAGATCCCGCCGGAGATGCGCGGCACCTACGCGGGCCTCGCCCACCCGGTGATCATCGATCACCTGCTCTCGATCGGGGTGACGGCGGTGGAGCTGATGCCCGTCCACCAGTTCGTCCACGACGACGCGCTGACGAGCCGCGGGCTGCGCAACTACTGGGGCTACAACACCATCGGCTTCTTCGCCCCGCACAACGAGTACGCGTCGTCGGGGCGGCGCGGCGAGCAGGTGCTGGAGTTCAAGGCGATGGTGAAGGCGCTGCACCAGGCCGGCATCGAGGTGATCCTGGACGTCGTCTACAACCACACCGCCGAGGGGAACCACCTGGGGCCGACGCTGTCGTTCCGCGGCATCGACAACGCGTCCTACTACCGGCTCGCCGAGGACGACGCCCGCTACTACACGGACACCACCGGCACGGGCAACAGCCTGCTCATGCGCAGCCCGCACGTCCTGCAGCTGATCATGGACTCGCTGCGGTACTGGGTGACCGAGATGCACGTGGACGGGTTCCGCTTCGACCTCGCCGCGACGCTGGCCCGCCAGCTGCACGCGGTCGACCGGCTGTCGGCGTTCTTCGACCTCGTCCAGCAGGACCCGGTCGTCTCCCAGGTCAAGCTGATCGCCGAGCCGTGGGACATCGGGGAGGGCGGCTACCAGGTCGGCAACTTCCCGCCGCTGTGGACGGAGTGGAACGGCCAGTACCGCGACACGGTCCGGGACTTCTGGCGCGGGGAGCCCGGCGCGCTGCCCGACTTCGCGTCCCGGCTGACGGGCTCGTCGGACCTGTACGCCGACGACGGCCGCCGCCCGATCGCCTCGATCAACTTCGTGACGTGCCACGACGGGTTCACGCTGAACGACCTCGTCTCCTACGACGGCAAGCACAACGAGGCGAACGGGGAGGACGGCAGGGACGGCTCCGACGACAACCGGTCGTGGAACTGCGGCCGCGAGGGGCCGACCGACGACCTGGACGTCATCGCCCTGCGGGAGCGGCAGAAGCGCAACTTCCTCACCACGCTGTTCCTGTCGCAGGGCGTCCCGATGCTGCTGCACGGCGACGAGATCGGCCGGACGCAGGACGGGAACAACAACGCCTACTGCCAGGACAATGAGATCTCCTGGGTCGACTGGACCGGCCTGCGCGACGGTCGGTTCTTCGACGAGCGCGGGCCCCTGCTCGACTTCGTGCGGCGCCTGTCCGCGCTGCGCACCGGGCATCCGGTGTTCCGGCGGCGCCGCTTCTTCCTCGGCGACCGGCGGTCGAGGAGGGCGCGCCGGGCCGCGCGGGCGAGGACGGAGGAGGCGGGCCCGGAGGAACTCCCCGACCTGGTCTGGTTCACCCCCGACGGCACCGACATGGGCGACCGGGACTGGTCGGCCGGCTTCAGCAAGGCGCTGAACGTGTTCCTGAACGGCGACGCGATCGGGGAGCCCGACCCCAGGGGGAGGCAGGTCAGGGACGACTCCTTCCTCGTTCTCGTCAACGCGCACGACGGGGAGCTGACATTCACGCTTCCGCCCGCCGCATACGGGCAGATGTGGATAAAGATGCTCGACACCGCGGACCCGCTGCTGGCCGAGGAGGAGTCGCCCGTCGTGAAGGCCCGCCAGAACGTCCAGGTCGCCGATCGGTCGATCCAGGTCCTGCGCCGTGTCTGA
- a CDS encoding (2Fe-2S)-binding protein, with amino-acid sequence MYVCICNAVTEDDVYSCLANGCKTAKEVKAACGFKPGCGMCTRRLHTMVSEYRTADELADALTGGPLPLAAVPEQTGAPPVDRPSVDRPSVDQPVVGRPVDPVGMPVNPPIDPDAEGGTAPKTAA; translated from the coding sequence ATGTACGTGTGCATCTGCAACGCCGTCACCGAGGACGACGTCTACAGCTGCCTGGCGAACGGTTGCAAGACCGCGAAAGAGGTCAAGGCCGCCTGCGGCTTCAAGCCGGGATGCGGGATGTGCACGCGGCGCCTCCACACGATGGTGAGCGAGTACCGGACGGCCGATGAGCTGGCGGACGCCCTGACCGGCGGCCCGCTGCCGCTCGCCGCCGTCCCCGAGCAGACGGGCGCTCCCCCGGTGGACCGGCCCTCCGTGGACCGGCCCTCCGTGGACCAGCCCGTGGTGGGCCGGCCCGTGGACCCGGTCGGCATGCCGGTGAACCCGCCGATCGACCCCGACGCCGAAGGGGGGACCGCGCCGAAGACCGCCGCCTGA
- a CDS encoding response regulator transcription factor: MTSVLLAEDDTSISEPLARALRREGYTVEVSPDGPQALERALGGGVDLIVLDLGLPELDGLEVARRVRAEGHGVPILILTARADEVDTVVGLDAGADDYVTKPFRLAELLARVRALLRRGSTETPIVQGVRIDAESRRAWMGDQELQLTTKEFDLLRVLVRDAGKVVTREQIMREVWDTNWWGSTKTLDMHISWLRRKLGDDAGSPRYITTVRGVGFRFERGD, from the coding sequence ATGACCTCAGTACTGCTCGCCGAGGACGACACGTCCATCTCCGAGCCTCTCGCCCGCGCGCTGCGTCGCGAGGGGTACACCGTCGAAGTCAGCCCGGACGGCCCGCAGGCGCTGGAGCGGGCGCTCGGCGGCGGCGTGGACCTCATCGTCCTGGACCTCGGCCTTCCGGAACTGGACGGCCTGGAGGTGGCCCGCAGGGTGCGGGCCGAGGGGCACGGCGTTCCCATCCTGATCCTGACCGCCCGGGCCGACGAGGTCGACACCGTCGTCGGGCTCGACGCGGGCGCCGACGACTACGTGACCAAACCGTTCCGGCTGGCGGAGCTGCTCGCGCGGGTGCGGGCGCTGCTGCGCCGGGGCAGTACGGAGACCCCGATCGTCCAGGGGGTGCGGATCGACGCGGAGTCGCGCCGCGCCTGGATGGGCGACCAGGAGCTCCAGCTGACCACCAAGGAGTTCGACCTGCTGCGCGTCCTCGTCCGGGACGCCGGCAAGGTCGTGACCCGCGAACAGATCATGCGCGAGGTGTGGGACACCAACTGGTGGGGTTCCACGAAGACGCTCGACATGCACATTTCCTGGCTGCGCCGCAAGCTCGGCGACGACGCCGGCAGCCCCCGCTACATCACGACCGTGCGGGGCGTCGGCTTCCGGTTCGAACGCGGCGACTAG
- a CDS encoding 5-(carboxyamino)imidazole ribonucleotide synthase translates to MTEPAQRRGAPVVGMAGGGQLARMTQQAAIGLGVSLRVLAAAPDDAAAKAVSDVRVGDDRARDDLLAFAKGCDVVTFDHEHVPGPHIREVEAAGVPCRPGPDALAHAQDKLVMRDRLSALGVPCPTYARVPESAPLEFVEEFAREHGRPVVLKAVRGGYDGKGVWIVDGADGAGGDLVRRLAGEGVALMAERHVPFRRELAALVARSPYGQGAAYPVVETVQEGGICTEVISPAPGLPDDAAAEAQRLALTIAAELGVVGLLAVELFETDEGLLVNELAMRPHNSGHWTIEGARTSQFEQHLRSVLDLPLGSTEPTARYTVMANVLGGDDPDVYSRYFHVMARDPAVKVHMYGKESRPGRKIGHVTALGDDLADVRERARHAADYLRWGRKAKHDPDGRRS, encoded by the coding sequence GTGACCGAACCAGCTCAGCGCCGGGGCGCGCCGGTGGTCGGGATGGCGGGCGGGGGGCAGTTGGCGAGGATGACCCAGCAGGCCGCGATCGGGCTCGGCGTGTCGCTGCGGGTGCTCGCCGCCGCGCCGGACGACGCCGCCGCGAAGGCGGTCTCCGACGTCCGGGTCGGCGACGACCGCGCGCGCGACGACCTCCTCGCCTTCGCCAAAGGCTGCGACGTCGTGACGTTCGACCACGAGCACGTCCCCGGGCCGCACATCAGAGAGGTCGAGGCCGCCGGGGTGCCCTGCCGTCCCGGGCCGGACGCCCTCGCGCACGCCCAGGACAAGCTCGTCATGCGCGACCGGCTCAGCGCCCTCGGCGTCCCGTGCCCGACCTACGCGCGCGTGCCCGAGTCCGCGCCGCTGGAGTTCGTGGAGGAGTTCGCCCGCGAGCACGGCCGGCCCGTCGTCCTCAAGGCGGTCCGCGGCGGCTACGACGGCAAGGGCGTCTGGATCGTCGACGGCGCCGACGGCGCGGGGGGCGACCTCGTCCGGCGGCTGGCCGGCGAGGGCGTCGCCCTGATGGCCGAGCGGCACGTCCCGTTCCGGCGGGAGCTGGCCGCGCTCGTCGCGCGCTCCCCGTACGGGCAGGGCGCCGCGTACCCGGTGGTGGAGACCGTCCAGGAGGGCGGCATCTGCACCGAGGTGATCTCGCCCGCGCCGGGCCTCCCGGACGACGCGGCCGCCGAGGCGCAGCGCCTCGCCCTGACGATCGCCGCGGAGCTCGGCGTCGTCGGCCTCCTCGCGGTCGAGCTGTTCGAGACCGACGAGGGCCTGCTGGTGAACGAGCTGGCCATGCGCCCGCACAACTCCGGGCACTGGACGATCGAGGGCGCCCGGACGTCGCAGTTCGAGCAGCACCTGAGGTCCGTCCTCGACCTGCCGCTCGGCTCCACCGAGCCCACCGCCCGGTACACGGTCATGGCCAACGTGCTCGGCGGGGACGACCCGGACGTGTACTCCCGCTACTTCCACGTGATGGCGCGCGACCCCGCGGTCAAGGTCCACATGTACGGCAAGGAGTCCCGGCCGGGCCGCAAGATCGGCCACGTGACCGCGCTCGGGGACGACCTCGCCGACGTCCGCGAACGCGCCCGGCACGCCGCGGACTACCTGCGCTGGGGCCGGAAGGCGAAGCACGATCCCGACGGGAGGCGTTCATGA
- the treZ gene encoding malto-oligosyltrehalose trehalohydrolase — protein sequence MSTWSFEVWAPSAAGVDVVTGGARHAMAPQEGRPGWWRADVPGAGHGTRYAFALDGSDEALPDPRSPWQPDGVHGQSRVYDHDRFAWTDQHWHGRPLPGSVLYEMHVGTFTPEGTFDAAAERLDHLVALGIDVVELLPVAAFPGRHGWGYDGVHLWAPHEPYGGPDGLKRFVDAAHARGLAVVLDVVYNHLGPDGNRLAGYGPYFTDAYTTPWGDAVNFDQEGSDEVRAFVVENALMWLRDYHFDGLRIDAVHAIADHGAVHILEELSRSVAGLSAHLGRHLFLIAESDLNDPRLVTPREAGGYGLDAQWSDDFHHALHAALTGERQGYYCDFGSLETLKKALTKVFVHDGTYSTYRGRRHGRPVNVQETPAHRFLGFLQNHDQVGNRAAGERIGAILASSGRPPSLLKAGAALLLLGPFTPMLFMGEEWGASTPWCYFTDHRDPELGRAVSEGRRREFGRHGWSGEVPDPQDPETCRRSVLDWSEPDRPYHRDLLEWHRALLALRRSRPELNDPRLTATDVEYGDGEARWLIMRRGGVRVAVNLGSPPVVLPVPAHGGAPPRLLLASDPAIRVDDDTLGGSGSASVGLPGASVAVLA from the coding sequence GTGAGCACATGGTCCTTCGAGGTGTGGGCGCCGTCGGCCGCCGGCGTGGACGTCGTGACCGGCGGCGCCCGCCACGCCATGGCGCCCCAGGAGGGGCGTCCGGGCTGGTGGCGGGCCGACGTGCCGGGCGCGGGCCACGGCACCCGCTACGCGTTCGCCCTGGACGGGTCGGACGAGGCGCTGCCCGACCCGCGCTCCCCGTGGCAGCCGGACGGCGTCCACGGGCAGAGCCGCGTCTACGACCACGACCGCTTCGCGTGGACGGACCAGCACTGGCACGGCCGCCCGCTGCCGGGGAGCGTCCTCTACGAGATGCACGTGGGCACCTTCACGCCCGAGGGGACGTTCGACGCGGCGGCCGAGCGGCTCGACCACCTGGTGGCGCTCGGGATCGACGTGGTGGAGCTGCTGCCCGTCGCCGCCTTTCCGGGACGCCACGGATGGGGCTATGACGGTGTGCACCTGTGGGCGCCCCACGAGCCGTACGGAGGCCCGGACGGGCTGAAGCGCTTCGTGGACGCCGCCCATGCGCGCGGCCTGGCCGTCGTGCTGGACGTCGTCTACAACCACCTGGGGCCCGATGGGAACCGCCTGGCCGGCTACGGGCCGTACTTCACCGACGCCTACACCACGCCTTGGGGCGATGCGGTCAACTTCGACCAGGAGGGCTCGGACGAGGTCCGCGCGTTCGTCGTGGAGAACGCGCTGATGTGGCTGCGCGACTACCACTTCGACGGGCTCCGCATCGACGCCGTCCACGCCATCGCCGACCACGGAGCGGTGCACATCCTCGAAGAGCTGTCACGGTCGGTCGCCGGTCTCTCCGCTCACCTGGGGCGGCACCTGTTCCTCATCGCCGAGTCCGACTTGAACGACCCGCGCCTCGTCACGCCCAGAGAAGCGGGTGGGTACGGCCTTGACGCGCAGTGGAGCGACGACTTCCACCACGCCCTGCACGCCGCCCTCACGGGTGAACGACAGGGCTACTACTGCGACTTCGGCTCCCTGGAGACGCTCAAGAAGGCGCTCACGAAGGTCTTCGTCCATGACGGGACCTACTCGACCTACCGGGGGCGGCGCCACGGACGCCCGGTGAACGTCCAGGAGACCCCCGCACACCGGTTCCTGGGCTTCCTGCAGAACCACGACCAAGTGGGCAACCGCGCCGCGGGCGAGCGGATCGGCGCGATCCTCGCGTCCTCCGGACGTCCCCCGTCGCTACTGAAGGCCGGCGCCGCGCTGCTCCTGCTCGGGCCGTTCACGCCGATGCTGTTCATGGGCGAGGAGTGGGGCGCGTCCACCCCGTGGTGCTACTTCACCGACCACCGGGATCCCGAGCTGGGACGCGCGGTCAGCGAGGGCCGCCGCCGGGAGTTCGGGCGGCACGGCTGGAGCGGCGAGGTCCCCGACCCGCAGGACCCGGAGACCTGCCGCCGCTCCGTCCTCGACTGGTCCGAGCCGGACCGCCCGTACCACCGCGACCTGCTCGAATGGCACCGGGCGCTGCTTGCGCTGCGCCGGTCGCGGCCCGAGCTGAACGACCCCCGCCTCACCGCGACGGACGTCGAGTACGGCGACGGCGAGGCGCGCTGGCTGATCATGCGCCGCGGCGGGGTGCGCGTGGCGGTGAACCTCGGCTCGCCGCCGGTGGTGCTCCCGGTTCCGGCGCACGGCGGCGCCCCTCCCCGGCTGCTGCTCGCCTCGGACCCGGCAATCCGCGTGGACGACGACACCTTGGGAGGTTCTGGATCGGCATCGGTGGGGCTGCCGGGCGCGTCCGTCGCGGTGCTCGCATGA
- a CDS encoding ATP-binding protein: MRRRLLLSTLAVAAVAILMLGIPLAYAAHKLVHEEAARSLDREASAIAGGVGYDLETGRPVSGEVIAREFPGRHISIVLPDGRTLTAGPAPARPALTATRDEGRVRVRVSRPEAEVHADALRLMLFIASLALLGVAVTVGLAMVQARKLTLPLIDLAETADRLGSGNARPRRRRYGIPEVDRVAEVLDRSAVRIADLLANSREFASDASHQLRTPLTALSMRLEEMIEAADYPDVVREEGAAAVAQTERLVAVVEQLLSRARHDRTGAAVASPVDEIIRQQVEEWRPIFRRAGRDVRVTGERGLVGMANPEGLSQIVATLLDNSLVHGAGTVTIHTKPGVSSVVVEVGDEGEGIPPELEPRIFERSFSGGRGTGLGLYLARSLATVDGGRLELIQSRPAVFGVFLRHVAEARLAEERVVMGPA; the protein is encoded by the coding sequence ATGAGGCGCCGACTCCTGCTGTCGACGCTCGCGGTGGCGGCGGTCGCGATCCTGATGCTCGGCATACCCCTCGCCTACGCCGCACACAAGCTCGTCCACGAGGAGGCCGCGCGTTCCCTGGACCGCGAGGCCTCCGCCATCGCCGGCGGCGTCGGCTACGACCTGGAGACCGGCCGCCCGGTCTCCGGCGAGGTGATCGCGCGGGAGTTCCCCGGCCGGCACATCTCGATCGTCCTGCCCGACGGCCGGACGCTCACCGCCGGGCCCGCCCCCGCGCGCCCCGCGCTCACCGCCACCAGGGACGAGGGCCGCGTCCGCGTGCGGGTCTCGCGCCCCGAGGCGGAGGTCCACGCCGACGCGCTGCGGCTGATGCTCTTCATCGCCAGCCTCGCCCTGCTCGGCGTCGCCGTCACCGTCGGGCTGGCGATGGTGCAGGCCCGCAAGCTGACCCTCCCGCTGATCGACCTCGCCGAGACCGCCGACCGGCTCGGCAGCGGCAACGCCCGGCCGCGCCGCCGCCGCTACGGCATCCCGGAGGTCGACCGGGTCGCCGAGGTGCTGGACCGCAGCGCCGTCCGGATCGCCGACCTGCTCGCCAACAGCCGTGAGTTCGCCTCCGACGCCAGCCACCAGCTCCGCACGCCGCTGACCGCGCTGTCCATGCGGCTGGAGGAGATGATCGAGGCCGCCGACTACCCCGACGTCGTCCGCGAGGAGGGCGCGGCCGCCGTCGCGCAGACCGAGCGCCTCGTCGCCGTCGTCGAGCAGCTGCTGTCGCGCGCGAGGCACGACCGGACCGGAGCGGCCGTCGCCTCGCCCGTCGACGAGATCATCCGGCAGCAGGTGGAGGAGTGGCGGCCCATCTTCCGGCGGGCCGGCCGCGACGTGCGGGTCACCGGCGAGCGGGGCCTCGTCGGCATGGCCAACCCCGAGGGCCTGTCCCAGATCGTCGCGACGCTGCTGGACAACTCGCTCGTGCACGGCGCGGGCACCGTGACCATCCACACCAAGCCGGGCGTCAGCTCGGTCGTCGTCGAGGTCGGCGACGAGGGCGAGGGGATACCGCCCGAGCTGGAGCCGCGGATCTTCGAGCGGAGCTTCAGCGGCGGCCGCGGCACCGGGCTCGGCCTCTACCTGGCCCGGTCCCTCGCCACGGTCGACGGCGGCCGGCTGGAGCTGATCCAGTCGCGTCCCGCGGTGTTCGGCGTGTTCCTCCGCCACGTCGCCGAGGCCCGGCTCGCGGAGGAGCGCGTGGTGATGGGCCCCGCCTAG
- a CDS encoding GtrA family protein: protein MSLVANLHRQFEHLVRELAKFGSVGAIAFVITVVIGNGLHSGLGVGPLTSNAVATVIATTFSYLANRYWTFRHRDRTGLGREYALFFALNGVGLVITELFIGFTHYVLGLSGPVSYNAALIIGTGVASLFRFWSYKKWVFLPASAPPVDPASGLPEAPPAHSAAPADSAAGEGPGATRVNGRARRAPRLGHPLDAHAEDYAEI, encoded by the coding sequence GTGAGCCTGGTCGCCAATCTTCACCGGCAGTTCGAGCACCTGGTGCGCGAGCTCGCCAAGTTCGGCAGCGTGGGCGCGATCGCGTTCGTCATCACGGTCGTGATCGGCAACGGGCTGCACAGCGGCCTCGGCGTCGGCCCCCTGACCTCCAACGCCGTCGCGACGGTGATCGCGACGACGTTCTCCTACCTGGCGAACCGCTACTGGACGTTCCGGCACCGCGACCGGACCGGCCTGGGCCGCGAGTACGCGCTGTTCTTCGCGCTGAACGGCGTCGGCCTGGTCATCACCGAGCTGTTCATCGGCTTCACCCACTACGTGCTGGGGCTGTCGGGCCCCGTCTCCTACAACGCGGCGCTGATCATCGGGACCGGGGTGGCCTCCCTGTTCCGCTTCTGGTCGTACAAGAAGTGGGTGTTCCTGCCGGCGAGCGCCCCGCCGGTCGACCCCGCGTCCGGGCTGCCGGAGGCGCCGCCCGCGCACTCCGCCGCACCGGCGGACTCCGCCGCGGGCGAGGGGCCCGGCGCCACCCGGGTCAACGGCCGCGCGAGGCGCGCCCCGCGCCTCGGCCACCCCCTCGACGCCCACGCCGAGGACTACGCCGAGATCTGA